The genomic region TGctaatgaaattattgttttatatttcttaaaaagttttatacctTCTTTATAACAGTATTCATAATCTGTTATGGCTATAATGTAATGTttcgtttaattaaaatatcaatactgTTAAGATTTTTCATTGAATttctaagtatttatttttaaagtataaacattctaatatttttaaattacagattCCTTTAGAAAGAGGAGAGAACCTTATCTTGGCTTTTAGCCAGAGATTGACAAAAGCCCCGGCCAAAACTAGGAATGGTGGCTCTACAATCGTAAGTTGGATTTTCAACTTTGCAAACTCTTgaattaacttattttattttcctgtcTATCATAATTACTTGCCTAAACATTTTATGTCACACACTAAGCTTAAGGCAAATTCAACAAACTTTaagttgcaaaataataaaaaacattgccTTGTATAAATGTGgtgttttaagtatattaaatctttatgtttgtttataattactCCTTTAAATGCCTGtagtttgtattataattataactgtaTTCATCATTTTCAGACTATGGCGTTTGTACAACAACTTGGAGGCAAACTCTCCATTGCGTTATCATGTGTACTACCATGTGATAGAGTTGGCCGCCCGTGTTGGTTTTGTGAGGGAAGTGTTTACAGGAGTTGAGCAGCTGAGGAAAGAGTTTGCTAGCTGTCCACCCTCTAATGAACAAATGCAGAAACTGTACAGACTTCTGCATCAGGTTCTTAAAGACCAAAATAGGTTTGTTacagtactttttttttcaattgagtttttttatattgtattttttgattGCAGATGAATGCCATAATGATCATGCCACTTGCCTGATAGAAAGTGAtacaaccacccataaacagtagcaacaccatacaaaacttaaaattgcAAAGTACTGCATGGCATTCTTTTGCTTATGTCACCCTgaaacataagatgttaagccttataaTGCAGGCTATAACAGGGGACTGGAcgcatttttgttctttattattatcaaatatttacgttatataatttacaacacggaaagaattatttaaagccGGTAAataatcaacaagttataagtctttcaatttcggtagaaggggtaagtaataagaaacagaaaagaggcgcaatatccacgtgtgacgtcatcgggcataacgactgcgtgcgaaagaaaagagatgaagcgatatccctcttcacgcccacttcggcacatagtaatatttgaaatatgaattactggctcatttttaaccaattttaatgcagttttgcAAGAGGGtgtctttttcgtattattaaccattacatatagaataatgtacaaaatcaaacacaggactgTCCCCCTATTGCTTTGAAACCAAAACATAACTGCATAGTTGTGCAGTTTGCATGCACTTTGTTGCTTGGTGGTAGATATGAACTTTTTGGAAGTACCTAACTAGATTGCCCATGCATATGAGAAGCCTACCATTAGTACAATGTTTTTGCTATATTAATGTGTTCCAAAAGTTAAGGTCTCACTGGGATAAAACCCACTACTCTCTGGCTCATGCAATATTTCTATAcaggaaattgtatttttattttgttgctgTCCAAATGGAGGTCAAAGTAATAattgtgtgtttatatttactatattgCAGATTATGTTTTGTTACAGTGAACTGGCATCTAAGGTAATGATTGAGCTGCTTGGCACATACACAGATGAGAATGCCTCATATGCCAGAGAAGATGCCATCAAATGTATTGCAACTGCACTTGCGGATCCTAATACATTTTACTTGATCCCTTGTTAGCATTAAAACCTGTGCGATTCCTAGAAGGAGAACTTATACATGACCTGCTCACCATTTTTGTGTCGGAGAAACTGTCCAGTTATcaagctttttataataatcacaaGGAATTTGTACAATCACAAGGTATggccataaattatttaaaaaatactaaatttaattgtttgggGTTAATGAGAGCAAATAATAGACTGTTAAATTGATTATAGTGAGTGTCTTTAACATGCCCTtggttatttacaaatatgtgtgATGACATACATTTCCCTATAGACTAGAATTTACTCAATggtttttacaatatgttatttcaGGTCTAAACCATGAACAAAACATTAAGAAAATGAGAATATTGTCATTTATGCAAATGGCTGAAACTAATCCAGAAATTACTTTTGATGAGATGACTTCAGAGCTTCAAATTGAAGAAAAGGATGTGGAAGCATTCATCATTGAAGGTACAAAACATTTCTTACATAGGTACTTAGTAATTAGAGTTATaacatgaattatttattttaacttttcaaCCTTTTTGTTTTTGTCAATTATGCTCCTTATTGACTCCTTGCAAATTTGTTTAATAGTTTATGCTCTTggattatctttatttaaaacttttacctACAATATACAACATCtcatttcaaatacaaaactaattatTGAAATTCTCTGAAAAGACAAGATAAGCTTTactatatttaaagttaaattcaCATGTTGAGAATATAAGCACCACtctaatttttcattttcaattacTTCATAAGTACTCAGTAGTCACAATTAATAAAGGGAAATTTTCATGAATCTTTCAATTATAGACATTTACCTACTGCTTAATCCGAGGTTTTGAAGATTGACGACCCGTTAAATGCCTGTTGCAATAAAAATCCCAATCATAATCCTGAACCTGATctcgaaaataaaccaatcaatataaatcatttataaccatgtcaaaaaactatgttctgattggtaaataTTCTCGATAGATCGAAAAGAGGaatgggattgtttattgaacagTGCGGTGAATCACGTCCTACGAGTATGTCCTTACgtatgtatttgaatattgCAGTGCTGAAGACGCGgctggtgcgcgcgcgcatgGACCAGGCGCAGCGCGTGGTGCGCGTGTCGAGCACCATGCACCGCACGTTCGGGCGCGCGCAGTGGCAGCAGCTGCGCGACGTGCTGCTGGCGTGGCGCGCCAACGTGCACCAGGCGCACGACGCCATGAAGTCCGTCGCCGCCGCGCAGATCGAGTACTCCGCGCAGCAACAGCAGCAGCAGACCACGTGAACACACCCTCCCGGCCATCCATTGTTACATAATCACCGATGCCTATACAGTATACACCAATACATTCTTATACAGTTCGTCAACGCACCAACCACTTGTGAACATCCATGTACAATAGTAATCATGTAATACCAGATGACCCGTTTGCGCTTTTCGGGACTTTTACTACAAAAGATATGGTGCAATTTATCACTCCATAGTAATAATATTGCGTTGTTAAATATAGAGTGATGTTCTTTAACCTTTAAGACGAatgtttttttctgtaaattagTTTTTCGGCAAATTAATAAGACACCAGGAAAAAGGGGCGTACAGGTCAATTATGTAACAGTATGGTATAGTTTCACATTttgtatgaataaattatacagaaatcaaaacgagtttaaattaaaattgtcccTCATTGGCTGGTATGAAACCATAattaagtaaagtatttttaaaattgtatgataTAACGTTATATAGGCCCaggtaagaaaatataaatgtatcccAATCTAAAGTGCATTTTACCACAAAcagtttgatttataatattttgacatgAAGTTATTTTAACATGGCATACGTTTGTTCGGACATCGTGGGccacagcagtggcgaagggttcatataatcagattcctgccggcttccctttgtgTACAATTTTTGTAGAGTCCAATTATAATCAGAACGATTTTCAGACCGcatctatacatattagtagctatatgttgtgtcggattatCTTCCGCCACTGGGCCACAGGCactgtataggtaggtacgcatACTCTTTGATGTAGCAGtagattttcttttattcaaagacttataaaaaGATGACTtgacattgaaatttaaaacatcaatcaatcaaagatatgataatatgatattattatttataatcacaacaaattggaattggattattatttatttgaaagaaaattaaattaattctgttATAACATTTCTCATCTCTATAATCACTTTATATAGCtgatctataattttatttatggattATGATTATGAGAACCCCGGTTGTCTTCGGAATTTATTTCGTTCGTTTGTTTGTGCAACACTGAGCCTGTTGCTGTTCTTTCATTTTTACACTTATGTTTGGGGTCCTCCGCAAGATTCAAATGGAGACTTATCCGACATCAAATACGTCGTTATGCAACTCACGCGTGGATTATCGGAGGTACATTCTTttgttagaaaattatttattttatagacattatttttataatgcaacCACAAGTTTGAGTCTGTTTcagtataagtatttttagtattttcaagTATATAGGTACCTAACAAAATGCCTGCttagtgtagttgtattgcggtatcaacgactactgcgctgaagtcttgggttcgaatcccggttggGCAAAGTGCCTTTGAGCTTTTCTATTCAATATTAGCCCTGAGCATTCTAGAATTTGTGTTTGTATGTGGTGATAGGCTTCCCTATCACATGAGACGGAATATTTATGCCAAAAAGTGGGTACACCAATTGCGATTCTGCCTTTATTTTTCGCGGGTAAAAAGGCGTTGTTGCTAAATGTACCTCTATCTaactcttcggggataaaaggcgtgtctACCTAGTTTATTTTACGCGTGTTTGTTCTGGTTCCCTAACTAAAGGTTATAAACGAACGTCTAATATTGACTCTACGTAGTCTGTCTGTCCGACTTTGAAATGGCCCTTTCCTTTTacactttgtaataaaatgtgtttcatATATTTACCTATTGTTACGTACTAATAACTTCTAGATCAGAAACTAAAGTTACCAACGCTAatgtattatcattatattatattatattagccaATTTGGTTCTGGTTGCAATACCCTGATAATTTCATTATACTTATCAGATGCGTTAGTACTATAGAAAACAACTGATGTTAGCGAATAAGTTTAATTAAGAATTACATGGTAGGAAATAAGAAGTGATGCTATGACTTCACACACGTTTTACCATCGCTGTTTTGGATCtgtgaatcatttttttttcttgattatTAGGTTACCATATTACTAACATATTAAGAATATCTAAGTATTTTAGGTGAATCGCAAGCACGAACAGTTGCAAGGGGAAATGGAACGCATGTCGGCAGTGATACCAGCCGCCACCGCTGCTGCTGGACGAGCCAGAGACGCACTGCAACCACCACGCCGCAATAACCACCAAGCACTTGATGTTCATGACTATGATCGACAGGTGCATATAATAATGctctataacataaaaaataaatagtgaacatatattaagatattggcaacattttaatattgcCATTTCGTTGACAACGAGAAGCTCAAGTTTCTCTCCTATTAAACACTACCACACCGTAGTTGGATAGAAAACCAAGAATGTtggcaatatataaaattgaaaaataattataaggttaCGGACTATGCGCTGGAGTCTGCAGGTGGGAGAGTCGTCGACACCGGCGACACTATCGAACATGTGATTCACGAATCGCCGGTCGGCTGGGCGCTCCACACTCTGACTGCCTTAGTATGTCGAGGGTGCCTAGGGGCCAGCGTCATAATCCGTCCCGGCACATTGCCTGGAGAGTGCTGGGCTTTTAGAGGTTCTAAAGGGAAGCCACCATTCGATTGTTGGGAACTGTGCAAGTGACTGGCGTTAGTGTAGAGCACATATCAGCGCACATATCTCCGACCAGGTGTGTAGGTATCTAACTAATGTTGATGTTagacattatataattattgttattaaatataagatacattttagtagttacttCAATTATTGTATCATTATAAATACGTAATGGAATTCATTTG from Manduca sexta isolate Smith_Timp_Sample1 unplaced genomic scaffold, JHU_Msex_v1.0 HiC_scaffold_1325, whole genome shotgun sequence harbors:
- the LOC115445869 gene encoding LOW QUALITY PROTEIN: SUN domain-containing protein 3 (The sequence of the model RefSeq protein was modified relative to this genomic sequence to represent the inferred CDS: inserted 1 base in 1 codon); the encoded protein is MDYDYENPGCLRNLFRSFVCATLSLLLFFHFYTYVWGPPQDSNGDLSDIKYVVMQLTRGLSEVNRKHEQLQGEMERMSAVIPAATAAAGRARDALQPPRRNNHQALDVHDYDRQVTDYALESAGGRVVDTGDTIEHVIHESPVGWALHTLTALVCRGCLGASVIIRPGTLPGECWAFRGSKGKXTIRLLGTVQVTGVSVEHISAHISPTREISSAPRLFQIEGLESRVDPYPHDFGTFEYDKEGKPIQYFDVLHPSTKGYYLIRVKVLSNWGHSVYTCLYRFRVHGELVPGQASHNTVMDEGDLFIEKE